One Actinomyces marmotae DNA window includes the following coding sequences:
- a CDS encoding HIT family protein, with protein MSTLFTKIINGEIPGSFVWADEHCAAFATIEPHTDGHVLIVPFQEIDSYVDAPDELVAHLAVVARRIGAAQTRVFGAARAGVMVAGYGVDHLHVHVLPIRDEADLQFSSARQDAAPEEIEAAMARLRAGLDEDGWGEFVITSAPGAPGAR; from the coding sequence ATGAGCACCCTCTTCACCAAGATCATCAACGGCGAGATCCCCGGCTCCTTCGTGTGGGCGGATGAGCACTGCGCCGCCTTCGCCACGATCGAGCCCCACACCGACGGGCACGTCCTCATCGTCCCCTTCCAGGAGATCGACTCCTACGTGGACGCCCCCGACGAGCTCGTCGCCCACCTGGCGGTGGTGGCCAGGCGCATCGGGGCCGCCCAGACCCGCGTCTTCGGTGCCGCGAGGGCCGGGGTCATGGTGGCTGGCTACGGCGTCGACCACCTCCACGTGCATGTCCTGCCGATCCGCGACGAGGCGGACTTGCAGTTCTCCTCCGCCCGCCAGGACGCCGCCCCTGAGGAGATCGAGGCCGCCATGGCGCGCCTGCGCGCCGGACTGGATGAGGACGGCTGGGGGGAGTTCGTCATCACCAGCGCCCCGGGTGCCCCGGGCGCCCGCTGA
- a CDS encoding vitamin K epoxide reductase family protein, with translation MAHVPTQAEIDAMSEEELEAYLASAEGPDSTILEVEGTGATASSGAPRGYAWLLVIGSIIALGACWELTAAHIKQIKEPLESLSCDINPLVSCGASLDIWQGNLLGVPNAHIGAMAFAALLTLGALLLGGMRLPRWVWRGMVAGTIGGILFVAWFLFVSVMDLGKLCPFCMLIWAVTIPVATSTWAWAAAGGHLGVSPATARRLVAWRWWGAAVLYALVGLVVVAGLWSEWMTLLR, from the coding sequence ATGGCCCACGTGCCGACTCAGGCGGAGATCGACGCGATGAGCGAGGAGGAGCTGGAGGCCTACCTCGCCAGCGCTGAGGGCCCCGACTCCACCATCCTCGAGGTCGAGGGCACCGGGGCCACCGCCTCCTCCGGAGCCCCCCGCGGCTACGCCTGGCTCCTCGTCATCGGCTCGATCATCGCGCTCGGGGCCTGCTGGGAGCTCACCGCCGCCCATATCAAGCAGATCAAGGAGCCCCTTGAGAGCCTGTCCTGCGACATCAACCCCCTGGTCTCCTGCGGGGCATCCCTGGACATATGGCAGGGCAACCTGTTGGGCGTGCCCAACGCCCACATCGGGGCGATGGCCTTCGCCGCGCTCCTAACGCTGGGAGCGCTCCTCCTGGGCGGGATGCGCCTGCCGCGCTGGGTGTGGCGGGGCATGGTGGCCGGGACCATCGGCGGGATCCTCTTCGTCGCCTGGTTCCTGTTCGTCTCCGTCATGGACCTGGGCAAGCTCTGCCCCTTCTGCATGCTCATCTGGGCGGTCACCATCCCCGTGGCCACCTCCACCTGGGCGTGGGCCGCCGCCGGTGGGCACCTGGGCGTCAGCCCCGCGACCGCTCGCCGCCTCGTGGCCTGGCGCTGGTGGGGCGCGGCCGTGCTCTACGCGCTCGTCGGCCTCGTGGTCGTCGCCGGCCTGTGGTCCGAGTGGATGACGCTGCTGCGATGA
- a CDS encoding metal-dependent transcriptional regulator has translation MSAPARPGIEESPARAAVPARPIDAAVLADSTVAQDYLKAVWAATERGGAGASITGLAQRMGVAASTASENVSRLVDAGLLEHEPYRAVTLSAAGMRRAMGMVRRHRLLETYLVEALGFDWDEVHEEAEVLEHAISERLLDRIDAALGRPSRDPHGDPIPAADGAMAVPALRSLDALRVGETGSVARIQDDPNTLQALDRAGIGLDSRIVVTGRGRADGGSGPRPSRVRLVSATGEGRGGAPEAVAASGGAPGPGEAVIPAGSLWVLAED, from the coding sequence ATGAGTGCCCCCGCCCGCCCCGGCATCGAGGAGAGCCCCGCGCGCGCGGCGGTGCCCGCGCGCCCCATCGACGCGGCCGTCCTCGCTGATTCGACCGTCGCCCAGGATTACCTCAAGGCGGTGTGGGCCGCCACGGAGCGGGGCGGCGCCGGCGCCTCCATCACGGGCCTGGCCCAGCGCATGGGGGTGGCGGCTTCCACGGCATCGGAGAACGTCTCCCGGCTGGTCGACGCCGGCCTCCTGGAGCATGAGCCCTATCGCGCCGTCACGCTCAGCGCCGCGGGCATGCGGCGCGCCATGGGCATGGTGCGCCGCCACCGCCTCCTGGAGACCTACCTCGTGGAGGCCCTCGGCTTCGACTGGGACGAGGTCCATGAGGAGGCCGAGGTCCTCGAGCACGCCATCTCCGAGCGCCTCCTCGATCGCATCGACGCCGCCCTGGGGCGCCCCTCGCGTGACCCCCACGGTGACCCGATCCCCGCTGCCGATGGCGCCATGGCGGTGCCCGCCCTGCGCAGCCTCGACGCGCTGCGCGTGGGGGAGACCGGCTCCGTGGCCCGCATCCAGGACGACCCCAACACCCTCCAGGCCCTTGACCGCGCTGGGATCGGCCTGGACTCGCGGATCGTCGTGACGGGCCGGGGCCGGGCCGACGGCGGCTCGGGCCCGCGCCCCAGCCGCGTCCGCCTCGTCAGCGCCACCGGGGAGGGGCGGGGGGGAGCCCCCGAGGCGGTGGCGGCATCCGGTGGAGCACCAGGACCGGGGGAGGCCGTGATCCCGGCGGGCTCCCTGTGGGTCCTCGCCGAGGACTGA